GACGTTCTGTCGGCGCGCGAGCGCCCCGTCCAGTAAGTCGAGCGCCCCGTTCAGCAGAACGAGCAGCGCTCCGACGAGATACCACCCCGGGTTCGCGCCGGCGACGTAGAAGGCGCCGGCGGCGACGCCCGCGAGCGCGAACGCGAGGACGCTCACGCCGTTGGGGGTCAACCCCACCCTGTCGGCGCCCTCCACGAACGGTTCGAGCGCGCGATCCGCGAGCGGGCGGTACTTGTCGAGGGTCACGAGAACGTCACCTCCCCGGCGTTCGGGTCGCGCTCGCCCGCGAGGACGCGCTCGATCTCGTGGGCAACCTCGGCGGGCGTGCGTCCGGTCGTGTTGATCTCGTAGACGTTCTCCAGCCCGTGTTCGGCGACCGCCTCCGAGAGGATCAGGTCGAGTTCCTCGCTCTCTCGGTTCTCGCGAGCGTAGCGAGCGAGGGCTTGGGGCGACTTCGTTGACCCCGTGTTCTCCTTCGCTTTCGCCTCGCTCTCCCCGCGCTCGCGGAGTCGCCGCTCGAGTTCGGCGGGGTCACACCGGAGGACGATCACCTTCTCGGCGGGGAGGTGGTGTGCGAGGTGTGACTCGACGATCCCTCCTCGATCCCCGACGAACTCCCGAAGGGCATCGAGGTCGACCACGAGGCTGTCGCGGGCCTCGTCGCGCTCGGTGTACAGGCCCTCGCGTTCGACGACCTCGTTCAGGTGGAGGACGTCGTGATCCGCGAGGCGTTCGGTCGCGCTCGTCTTGCCCGTTCCGGGGGTGCCGGTGACGACGACCCTCATGTCGCCTCCCGGAGGACCTCGTTGCACTCGGTGATCGCCCGGCGGGTCTCCTCCTCGGTCCCGCAGGTGATCCGGATACACTCGGGGAGCCCGAAGCTCGTACAGTCCCGGACGATGACTCCCCGCTCTTGGAGTTCGTCTGCGACCCCGCTCGCGTCGCCAACCTCCACGAGGACGAAGTTGCCCGCGCTCTCCCACGTGCGGGCGTCGAGACGTTCGTACATCCGCTCGCGTGCGGCGTGTGCGACCTCGATCGAGCGCTCGACGTGCTCGGCGTCGTCGAGCGCCGCGAGGCCGGCCCGGCAGGCGATCTCGCTGGCGGCGAAGGGGGTGTTCACCCGCGCGTAGGCGTCGGCCCACGACCCGGGTACCAGCGCGTAGCCCAGTCGGAGGCCCGCCAGCCCGTAGGCCTTCGAGAACGTCCTGAGGACCGCGACGTCGTCGCGCGTCTCGACCAGCGAGACGGCGCTGGGGCGGTCGGAGAACTCCCCGTAGGCCTCGTCGACCACGATCAGCGTCCCGTCGTCGGTTCGCTCGGCCAGTTCCTCGACCTCCGAGAGTGGGACCTCCGAGCCGGTGGGGTTGTGCGGGCTGGTGAGGTAGACGATCCGCTCGCCGTCGTAGTCGGCGAGGATCTTTTCCGCACGCTGCTCGAACTCCTCGGCCTTCGAGACCGGATAGGTGGTCACCTCGCCGTGGTGGTACCGGGCGCTCATCCCGTAGTAGGCGAAGCCCGGTTCCGGAACCAGAACGCCGTCGCCCGGTTCGAGGGTGGCTCTCGAAAGGTAATCGAGCGCGCCGTCCCCGCCCGCCGCGAGCCAGACCTGGTTCGCGGAGAGGTCCCACCGCTCGGCGAGTTCGGCGGTGAGGTCCGCGTGGGAGGCCTTCGGGTAGGTGTGGACCCGATCGGCGTGTGCGCGGATGGCCTCGACGGCCGCCGGGGACGGCCCTAAGGGGTTCTCGTTGGAGGCGAGTTTCACGAGCGAGTCGGGATCGAGCCCCAACTCGCGGGCGACCTCCTCTACCCCCCGCCCGGCCTCGTAGGCGGTGTGCGAGGAGAGATCCCGTGGGTGCATGGTCGCCCAAAATCGGGCGGCGATATTAAGCGTGGTTACACGCGTCCGTCCCGTCGAAGCGAGGACGACGGAGCGGGCGTTCGGAACGCTACGGCTGGCGCACGTCGTGTTCGAGCGTCCCGATCCCCTCGATCTCGACTTCCACCCGCTCGCCGTCCGAAAGCGGGCCGACGCCCTCGGGGGTGCCCGTCGCGATCACGTCGCCGGGCTCTAAGGTCATGTAGCGGGTGATCTCGGCGATCAGTTCGGGGATCGAGAAGATGAGGTGATCGAGGGTCGAGTCCTGTCGAATCTCGCCGTCGACTCGCAACTGGATCCGCGCGTCGTCCGGGACCTCGTCGGGCGTCGCGAGCACGGGCCCCATCGGTGCGGCGTTGTCGAAGGCCTTTCCGCGGACCCAGTTCTGCTCTCTGTCCTGATCGTCCCGATTCGAGAGGTCGTCGAAGCAGGTGTAGCCCGCGACGACGTCCTCGGCGTCGGCTTCGCTCACGTTTCGACACTGCTCGCCGATGACGGCCGCGAGTTCTGCCTCGTGTTCGATATACCGATCCTCGGGCAGGGTCACGGTGTCGCCGTGGCCCGCGAGCGCGTTCGGCGGCTTGAGAAACAGGAGGGGGCGATCGGGGACGTCCTCGTCGCGCTCCTCGGCGTGGGCGGCGTAGTTCCGGCCGATGCAGACGATCTTCGTGGGCTCACACGGCGGGAGGACGTCGACCTCCTTCGAATCGTACGTCTCGCCGGCGAAGCTGATCTCCCCCTCGCTCCACTCGCCCCGTCGGACGGACCCTGCGGGATCGCGGAATCGAACGCGGTGCATGGGTCGACCTCTGAACGCGGGACCAAAAGGTTTCGTTCGGCGGCAGGTTCGTCTCGGACCGCGGAGCATGCGGCACCTTTTATGGGCGAGTCGACCGATGATCGACCCGTATGGAACTCACCTGGCACGGCCACTCGACGTGGCACGTTTCTGTAGGGGATACCGACCTCCTGATCGACCCGTTCTTCGACAACCCGAAGACCGATCTGGAACCCACTGATATCGAGACGCCCGACTACGTCCTGCTCACGCACGGCCACGCCGACCACATCGGCCACGCCGGCGAGTTCTCGGAGGCGACGCTCGTGGCGAACCCCGAACTCGTCGCCTACGCCAAAGACGAGTTCGGCTTCGAGGACGCCGTCGGCGGCATGGGGATGAACCTCGGGGGCACCGTCGAGTGCGGCGACGCCTACGTGACGATGCACCGCGCGGACCACACCAACGGCATCGACACCGACTACGAGTACTCGGCGGGGATGCCCGCGGGCTACGTGATCAGCGATACGAAGCCCACGCAGGTCGCAGACGAGGAGAGCCTGAGCTTCTATCACGCCGGCGACACCGGCCTGATGACCGAGATGCGCGAGGTCATCGGCCCGTATCTCGAACCCGACGCCGCCGCGCTCCCCGCGGGCGATCACTTCACGATGGGGCCGTGGCAGGCCGCGGTCGCCGTCGACTGGCTTGACGTGGACTACGCCTTCCCGATGCACTACGACACCTTCCCGCCGATCGAGATCGACACCGACGACTTCGTCCGTGAGGTCGAGGCGACCGGAAGCGACGCCGAGGTCCACGTCCTCGAGGGCGACGAGACGTTCGACCTGGGCGCGTGAGGCTCGCAGGACGCGAGGGCCACCGCTTTCGCCATTCTTTAGGAGCGCCCGCGAGAAGGCCGAGTGCCATGACGGACATCGAGACCACCAGCGTCAGCGAACAGGGCTTCGTGACCAACAGCCAGGTCGGCGACTTCTCGCTCACCATCGACGCGACCGACGAGGAGGGACCGAACCCCAACGACGTGCTCGTCGCCGATTACGCGTCGTGTTTCCTGCCCGCGTTCCGCGTCGGCGGCCAGCAGCGCGACCACGACGACCTCGGAAAGCTCCAGATCGACGCCGAGGCCGACCTCGACGACGGGGACGACATCAGCGCGATCCGCTTCGACATCTACGTCGAGGAGGACCTCTCGGACGACGAGGCCGAGGAGATCACCGAGCGCGCGGAGGGGATCTGTCACGTCCACGCGGCGCTGCGCGAGGAACTCGAAGCCGACATCAACGTCGAAACCGACGCGTTCTGAATCGGTCGACCGGGGTCAGCCCACGACATCGGGGTCGATTTTCCGAGAAAAACACTTACACTACAGCCGGGCGTCTACCGGAACGCAATGACAAAAGAGGTAGTCAGCACCAGCGAGGAGGGGTTCCAGTCGACCAACTCGGTCCGTGACTTCGAACTCACGATCGACGCCGAGGGCGAGGAGACGCCCGACACGGTCGAGACGCTGCTCGCGGACTACGCCGCGTGTTACGTCCCGGCGCTGCGCGTCGGCGGCCAGCAGCGCGGCGTCGACGACCTCGGGAGGATCGAGAACACGGTCACCGGCGAGGTGAACGACGACGGGAAGCTCACGTCCATCGAGTTCGACATCGCGGTCGAGGCCGACGTCGACGACGAGACCGGCCAGCAGGTCGTCGACCGGGCGAACGAACTCTGTAAGGTCCACGACGCGCTGAAGGAGTCGCTCCACGCCGACACCACCATCGAGGGCGACGCGGCCTAACGCTCCCCGGTCTTTTTTCGAAAAACGGCGTTCGATCAGCGGGGCGTCTCGATCGCGCCGAGCTGCTCAAGCAGCCCGAGCATGTCGAAGGTCGCCCACGTCTCGGCCACTTTTCCGTCCGCGAGGCGATGCATGACGTTCCCGGTCAGTTCGACGCGCTTGCCGGTGGGTTCGATCCCCATGAACTCGCCCTCGTGGGTGCCGGTCTCGGTCGCGCGGAACGCGACCAGATCGCCCTCCGCGACCATCGCGTCGATCGTCATCTCGACGTCCGGAAAGGCCGTCCGCCACATCTCGACGGTCTCCTTGAACCCCTCGGGGCCGCGTTTCTCCTCGGGGAGACTGGGGTCGTGTCGCACGTACTCCGCGGCGAAGAGTTCGTCGACCACGTCGTAGTCACCCCCGTTGACGACCTCCCGAATGAAGCGCCGAACGAGTCCTTTGTTCTGTTCTTCCACGTTGAGTTGCTGTGTCATTGTGACCACTCCTTGGGTGACTTTACCTAGCACTTATGAGACGATAACGCTGTCGTGGCCCGCGGGTGGGAAACCCTGATACTCCCGCTCTCCGAAGC
The DNA window shown above is from Halalkalicoccus sp. NIPERK01 and carries:
- a CDS encoding fumarylacetoacetate hydrolase family protein, whose translation is MHRVRFRDPAGSVRRGEWSEGEISFAGETYDSKEVDVLPPCEPTKIVCIGRNYAAHAEERDEDVPDRPLLFLKPPNALAGHGDTVTLPEDRYIEHEAELAAVIGEQCRNVSEADAEDVVAGYTCFDDLSNRDDQDREQNWVRGKAFDNAAPMGPVLATPDEVPDDARIQLRVDGEIRQDSTLDHLIFSIPELIAEITRYMTLEPGDVIATGTPEGVGPLSDGERVEVEIEGIGTLEHDVRQP
- a CDS encoding ester cyclase is translated as MTQQLNVEEQNKGLVRRFIREVVNGGDYDVVDELFAAEYVRHDPSLPEEKRGPEGFKETVEMWRTAFPDVEMTIDAMVAEGDLVAFRATETGTHEGEFMGIEPTGKRVELTGNVMHRLADGKVAETWATFDMLGLLEQLGAIETPR
- a CDS encoding adenylate kinase family protein codes for the protein MRVVVTGTPGTGKTSATERLADHDVLHLNEVVEREGLYTERDEARDSLVVDLDALREFVGDRGGIVESHLAHHLPAEKVIVLRCDPAELERRLRERGESEAKAKENTGSTKSPQALARYARENRESEELDLILSEAVAEHGLENVYEINTTGRTPAEVAHEIERVLAGERDPNAGEVTFS
- a CDS encoding metal-dependent hydrolase, with translation MELTWHGHSTWHVSVGDTDLLIDPFFDNPKTDLEPTDIETPDYVLLTHGHADHIGHAGEFSEATLVANPELVAYAKDEFGFEDAVGGMGMNLGGTVECGDAYVTMHRADHTNGIDTDYEYSAGMPAGYVISDTKPTQVADEESLSFYHAGDTGLMTEMREVIGPYLEPDAAALPAGDHFTMGPWQAAVAVDWLDVDYAFPMHYDTFPPIEIDTDDFVREVEATGSDAEVHVLEGDETFDLGA
- the hisC gene encoding histidinol-phosphate transaminase, producing MHPRDLSSHTAYEAGRGVEEVARELGLDPDSLVKLASNENPLGPSPAAVEAIRAHADRVHTYPKASHADLTAELAERWDLSANQVWLAAGGDGALDYLSRATLEPGDGVLVPEPGFAYYGMSARYHHGEVTTYPVSKAEEFEQRAEKILADYDGERIVYLTSPHNPTGSEVPLSEVEELAERTDDGTLIVVDEAYGEFSDRPSAVSLVETRDDVAVLRTFSKAYGLAGLRLGYALVPGSWADAYARVNTPFAASEIACRAGLAALDDAEHVERSIEVAHAARERMYERLDARTWESAGNFVLVEVGDASGVADELQERGVIVRDCTSFGLPECIRITCGTEEETRRAITECNEVLREAT
- a CDS encoding OsmC family protein; this encodes MTKEVVSTSEEGFQSTNSVRDFELTIDAEGEETPDTVETLLADYAACYVPALRVGGQQRGVDDLGRIENTVTGEVNDDGKLTSIEFDIAVEADVDDETGQQVVDRANELCKVHDALKESLHADTTIEGDAA
- a CDS encoding OsmC family protein, which encodes MTDIETTSVSEQGFVTNSQVGDFSLTIDATDEEGPNPNDVLVADYASCFLPAFRVGGQQRDHDDLGKLQIDAEADLDDGDDISAIRFDIYVEEDLSDDEAEEITERAEGICHVHAALREELEADINVETDAF